The sequence GTGGCTGAGgagggcggcgggcggcggcgcggcgctgctgctgctgctggtggtcgGCCCGCCCCTGGCGCTGCCCGGCCTGCCGCTCTGGCTGGTGCCGCAGGTTTGGCGCCGCCCCTTCTGCTACCGCTCCCCTCCGCTGTGCTGGGCGCCGCCCGCGCTCTGGCGCCCGCCTGCCGAACCCAGGCGCTGCTTCGTCTTCCTCACCGCCAATCTGTGCCTGCTCCCCGACGGGCAAGCGCGCTTCGGCAACCTACCGCACAGCCAGCGACCGGCCGAGGCCATTGGCGCCGCGCTGCTGGGCGGCGCGCGGCCCGCGCTCTACAGGGCTACGGACTGCAGCCAGCCGTGGCCCAGGGCGCTGCGCGGGACGCTGGTGGCCTCGCTGCCCGTGGGTCTGGACTTTGTGTGCCTGCAGGAGGTATTCGATCTGCGCAGGGCTCGTCGCTTGGTGAATCGCCTGGCGCCCAACCTGGGCCCGTTGCTGTACGACGTGGGCACGCTCGGCCTACAGCCCGGGCGGCACCTCAAGCTGCTGGACAGCGGGCTGCTGCTGGCCTCGCGCTACCCGCTGCTGCGCGCCACCTTCCGTTGCTTCCCCCACGCACGTGGCGAGGACGCGCTGGCCTCCAAGGGACTACCGTCCGCACAGGTACTGGCCTATCCGGTGCAGCCCGCAAGGGGGCGGGGGTTCGGCCGAGAAGGCGGAGAAAGCTGGAGCCGTCCGTGGTGTTGCAGGCGAGGCTGGGCAGCCTGGACGGGCGCCGCATCGTGGGATTCCTGCACTGCACGCATTTGCAAGTACTGGCTGGTGAGCCCTGCGGATGGGTCCTCGGAACAGGTCCCGCCTCTCCAGAGCGGCTGCTGATCCCTACATTCGCCTGCaccccgccccccacctcccaccctttgTTCACTGCCCCCGGCACCGGAATTCCTGAGAAGTGCCTGTCGGGGCTCACAGATCAGGAACTGCGGAGACGGGAGCTGACTGTCCAGGATGCGGTTCCGAATCTGGAG comes from Pan troglodytes isolate AG18354 chromosome 7, NHGRI_mPanTro3-v2.0_pri, whole genome shotgun sequence and encodes:
- the SMPD5 gene encoding sphingomyelin phosphodiesterase 5, which translates into the protein MLTCVGAGTGEPEAAHTVRPSPALRRPHSRKVVLHVPLAASRSRLRSLRQHLTGFAHRLCHAAFTPVYHAIPARLAPGDRRPAALALPAPGAARPPRLGPRAAVPGLLGPGPAAGWLRRAAGGGAALLLLLVVGPPLALPGLPLWLVPQVWRRPFCYRSPPLCWAPPALWRPPAEPRRCFVFLTANLCLLPDGQARFGNLPHSQRPAEAIGAALLGGARPALYRATDCSQPWPRALRGTLVASLPVGLDFVCLQEVFDLRRARRLVNRLAPNLGPLLYDVGTLGLQPGRHLKLLDSGLLLASRYPLLRATFRCFPHARGEDALASKGLPSAQARLGSLDGRRIVGFLHCTHLQVLAGEPCGWVLGTGPASPERLLIPTFACTPPPTSHPLFTAPGTGIPEKCLSGLTDQELRRRELTVQDAVPNLEPSPPHPPSPTQRTGPCAANS